The DNA segment AGTGGTAGAACAGGTCGTGCAGGAAAAGACGGAATATCTATCGCTTTAATTAAACCAGAAGAATCTCGTAAATTAAAGCAGATTAAACAATCTACCAAGATTGAAATCACAGAGAAGAAAATTCCTACAGGGAAAAAAATTATTGAAGCTCAGGTTGCTGGAGTATTTGAAAAACTATTTACACAACACGAAAATATCGTTGAATTCGACAACGAGTTGATTCCAGATTTGTCTGCATTTAGCAAAGAAGAACTGGTACACCAATTATTGCAGTTGCAATTGAGAGATATGGCTCTTTATTATCAAGATAAAGATGATTTAGTTGATCAGAAATTCAGCGAAGATAGAGGTGGAGACAGAGGAAGAGATCGTGGTAGAGACCGTGATGGAAGAGGAAGAGATCGTGACAGAGGTGGAGACCGAAGAGATAGTGGAAACCGATTCAGAGATAGTGGAAGCAGGGATTCTGGTAGAGATCGTGATGGTGGAAACAGAGACTCTAGAGACCGAGACGGTGGAAACAGAGAATTCCGAGAGAGAAAACCAAGAAAAAACAATGGCGATATGGTCCGATTTTTCTTTAATTTAGGAAAAAGAGATCACTTGAAAAAAATTGATATGCTTGAGATCATCAACAAATCAACAGAAAAATCAAGAAAAAGACCAGATATTGGTGAAATCGAGATTTTAGAAAAATTCTCTTTCTTTGAAGTAGAAAAATCATTTAAAGACGAGGTTCTTAAAGGGTTACAAACTCAGAAATTTAAAGGTAAAGATATGAGAGCAGAAGAATCTAAGTAATTCTTACTCTTATTATTTATAAACCAGTTCCGTTATTTTACGGAGCTGGTTTTTTTTGTTAGGAACTATTTGCGCTATGTTAATAAAACTTAATATAAAAATGAAAAAGGTATAAGTCTTTTTCGGAGATTTGCAGAACTAATTATTAAATGAATAACAATGGGAATTGGTAATATTTTTAAAATGTTCCAGCCAAAAGACAAAGTGTTTTTTGTACTGTTTGAAAAAGTTGCGGAAGAACTTGTAGAAATGTCTAAAGAATTTCACGAGAGCTTACTTGATTTTGATATTAATGATGACACCATGTTGCAGCACATGAGTGACTACGAACACAGAATGGATGATCTTACCCATGAAATATTCGTTCAACTAGGAGAAAATTTTATTACGCCTTTTGACCGTGAAGATATCAGTCATTTAGCAGCTCGATTAGATGATATTGCGGATTTTATGTATGCTTCTGCAAAATATATTTATTTGTATAAAGCACCTCTGGATCCGGCATATACTGAATTTACGTTGTTGATTTATAAGTCATGTAGTGAAATCCAGATTGCGATTAAAAATCTAAATGATTTTAAAGATCCAAAAGCAGTGAAAGAATCTTGTATTAAAATCAATTCTTTTGAAAATATAGCAGATGATGTCTTGAGTCAGGCTATTGTTAAATTGTTTGAAACCAATGATGCCATTAAAATTATGAAAGTAAAATCTGTTTTGGAATACCTTGAGACGGTTACTGACAAAGCAGAAGATGTCGCAAATACAATCGACAGTATTTTAATTAAATACGCTTAATCTATCCTTAATTTATTATTTGAAAATATAGAATGGATTTACCAATTTTACTTATCATCATCATTGTCTTAGCTTTAATTTTTGACTATATCAATGGTTTTCATGATGCAGCAAATTCTATTGCTACCATTGTTTCTACTAAAGTTTTAACTCCTTTTCAAGCAGTTCTTTGGGCTGCGGTTTGGAATTTTGCAGCATTTTTTCTTGCTGCTTACGTTATTGGAGAATTTAAAATCGGTAATACGATTGCGAAATCGGTAAATGAAAATTTCATCAATTTGGAAGTGATTTTTTCGGGACTGGTTGCGGCAATTCTATGGAATTTATTGACGTGGTGGTTTGGGATCCCTTCATCATCATCTCACACTCTGATTGGTGGTTTTTTGGGCGCAGCTTTAATGTATGCTCTTGTTTCAGATTACCATATCGTTGCCCTGACAAATCCCGATTTAGGAATTGCTGATAAATTAATGCTGGCTTTCAAACAGCTATTTACGCAGGATGTCGTCAGGTATGATAAAGTGATACCGATATTTTTGTTCATTTTCCTCGCGCCGATAATTGGTGGATTAATCTCTGTGGTCATCACTTTGTTTATTGTGAATGTTTCTAAAAGAACAAGTCCACGAAAAGCAGATAACGTCTTCAAAAAATTACAATTGGTCTCTTCTGCACTTTTCAGTTTAGGACATGGTACCAATGATGCACAAAAGGTAATGGGAATTATTGGTGCAGCGGTTATTTTTCACCATACCCAAACTTTACATGACCCTGTGTACCTTGCCTTAGATGGTAGTCATCAGTTTAGTTATTTTGTCGAACATTATTTCTGGGTGCCTTTTACCTCATTCTTAATGATCGCTTTGGGAACCATGAGTGGTGGTTGGAAAATTGTAAAAACAATGGGTACCAAGATAACCAAAGTAACTCCTTTAGAAGGAGTAGCTGCCGAAACTGCAGGTGCAATAACGCTTTTTATCTCAGAGCATTTCGGTATTCCAGTTTCTACAACACATACGATTACCGGTTCAATTATTGGGGTAGGCGTTACTAAGAGAGTTTCCGCAGTTCGCTGGGGAATTACGGTAAGTTTGTTATGGGCATGGATATTAACCATCCCGATTTCTGCTTTCGTTGCAGGTTGCACTTATCTGCTCGTTGTATTTTTAAGATAAACCAGTTAGAATATATTATTAAACCATTTCATTCGAAATGGTTTTTTTGTGGGGTCTTTAGTCGTCAAAGAATTATTTTAAATCGTATTTTTGCACAAATAAGAATTTTATGCAGTTTTTAGATGAATATCAAAGAATGGTTGGTGAAGCAATCGAAAAGTACATCTTCAAAAATAAACCAGAGGAGCTGTATGAGCCTATGAATTATATTATTTCACACGGTGGAAAGAGACTTCGTCCGATGATGGTTTTAATGGCTTGTGAGATGTTTGGTGGTGATTTAAAGAAAGCCCTAAAACCAGCTTTAGCCATAGAGTTTTTTCATAATTTCACCCTCATTCATGATGACATTATGGACGAAGCACCGCTTCGTCGCAACAAACCTACTATTCATACCCTGCACGGGATCAATACAGGAATTCTTTCTGGAGATGCCCTAATGTTCAAAGCTATTAAGTTTTTTGAAGATTTAGAACCAGATCTTTACAAAGCATGTATGCGTGTTTTTATTCACACTGGGTTATTACTTTGTGAAGGACAGCAATATGATATTAATTTTGAAACTCAAGATGAAGTGACTTTCAATGATTATATCAGGATGATCACGTACAAAACTGGGATTTTAAGTGCTTCTTCTTTTGAAATAGGTGCTTTGATTGCTGGTGCTGATTTTAAAGATGCTAAGGCGATTTTTAATTTTGGAAAACATTTGGGAATTGCTTTTCAGATTATGGATGATTATCTGGATGTATTCGGAAATCAAGAACAGTTCGGTAAAAAACATGCAGGAGATATTTATGAGAATAAGAAAACAGTTTTATACCTTTTAGCAAAGGAAAATGGAACCGAGGAAGAGAGAAAAGAACTTCATTTCTGGTATTCCAAAAAAACCGACAATGTGGATAAGGTTTATAGCGTCGAGAAAATTTTTCGCCGTACACGAGTTGATGAAAAAACGTTGCATCTTATCCAGGAA comes from the Chryseobacterium sp. SNU WT5 genome and includes:
- a CDS encoding polyprenyl synthetase family protein, whose protein sequence is MQFLDEYQRMVGEAIEKYIFKNKPEELYEPMNYIISHGGKRLRPMMVLMACEMFGGDLKKALKPALAIEFFHNFTLIHDDIMDEAPLRRNKPTIHTLHGINTGILSGDALMFKAIKFFEDLEPDLYKACMRVFIHTGLLLCEGQQYDINFETQDEVTFNDYIRMITYKTGILSASSFEIGALIAGADFKDAKAIFNFGKHLGIAFQIMDDYLDVFGNQEQFGKKHAGDIYENKKTVLYLLAKENGTEEERKELHFWYSKKTDNVDKVYSVEKIFRRTRVDEKTLHLIQEHNELAQQYLNKISVSDEKKKPFIELANYLLRRES
- a CDS encoding DUF47 domain-containing protein gives rise to the protein MGIGNIFKMFQPKDKVFFVLFEKVAEELVEMSKEFHESLLDFDINDDTMLQHMSDYEHRMDDLTHEIFVQLGENFITPFDREDISHLAARLDDIADFMYASAKYIYLYKAPLDPAYTEFTLLIYKSCSEIQIAIKNLNDFKDPKAVKESCIKINSFENIADDVLSQAIVKLFETNDAIKIMKVKSVLEYLETVTDKAEDVANTIDSILIKYA
- a CDS encoding inorganic phosphate transporter — encoded protein: MDLPILLIIIIVLALIFDYINGFHDAANSIATIVSTKVLTPFQAVLWAAVWNFAAFFLAAYVIGEFKIGNTIAKSVNENFINLEVIFSGLVAAILWNLLTWWFGIPSSSSHTLIGGFLGAALMYALVSDYHIVALTNPDLGIADKLMLAFKQLFTQDVVRYDKVIPIFLFIFLAPIIGGLISVVITLFIVNVSKRTSPRKADNVFKKLQLVSSALFSLGHGTNDAQKVMGIIGAAVIFHHTQTLHDPVYLALDGSHQFSYFVEHYFWVPFTSFLMIALGTMSGGWKIVKTMGTKITKVTPLEGVAAETAGAITLFISEHFGIPVSTTHTITGSIIGVGVTKRVSAVRWGITVSLLWAWILTIPISAFVAGCTYLLVVFLR